Part of the Bacillus sp. N1-1 genome, TTTTTGTTCTACAAAAAAGGTAATGCCTTCTTCTTCAAGCATAAGAGCAGGCTCAGTTGGCTCTTCAACAGTCATGCCAAGTGAAAATCCATCTTGTACAGTACTGCATCCACCTACGCGTACAAAAAAGCGGAGATGATCCCCTTTTTCAAGATCCATTTCTCTTTTAAACCAGTTCAAAGCCGGTTTTGTAATTGTCATTTTCAAGTTTCATTTCCTCCTTTGCCGAACGGGTCTACTCGTACTATTATAAAGAAGTAGCGGGAACTTGCAAAAAGAAAAAGGTTATGGAGCGAAAAAAATGGCAATAAACCCATTTCGTGAATTGAAGCATTTTGTATTTTGCGTTAATTCTTCATACAATAAGGGTATAAAAGGAAATGTAATGAGGAGGTTGTTAAATGAAAAAACAGAGAGTGTGGCTGTTTTTATTCCTCATTCTTGCTGGAGGTATTTTATTAAGCATTAAACCAATAATGGAATACCGCAGTCAGCGTTTGAATGAAATAAAGCAAGCAGCATCCATGATGGTGATGAGTGAAGCACCAAATGAAACCGTCATTTCATCAATTGCAGATAAAAATGATCAAGCTAAAACGGATATAGAACCAGAAGTGACTGCAACAACTGAAGAACAAAAGCCTGAGGAAATTGAAAAAGCAGTAACAGATCCAGATATTCGAATCGTAAGCCTCGGTGATTCTCTCACTAAAGGTAGTGGGGATTCGACGGACCAAGGATACATCGGAAGGCTTGCTGCGAATATTGAGCGTGATACGGATACATCGATATTAGTTGAAAATTACGCAGTTCATGGTAGACAAACTCCTAAATTATATAAAATGTTGGTAGAAAATAATGCTAAAGCTTCGCTTGCAGAAGCTGATTTGATCGTCATGAGCATTGGTGGAAATGATTTAATGAAAGTTGTGAAAGAACATTTTCTAGACTTACAGATCGATGTCTTCCAGCGTGAACAAACAAGATACGTTGAACGACTTGATGCGATTATGAAACGTATACGAAGCATCAATTCTGATGCACCGATTTTGTTTATTGGCCTATATAATCCATTATTAGAGAATTTTCAATCGGTGACGGAAATTGATCAAATTGTACAGAGGTGGAATGGCGCAAGTCAAGACACAGTAGAGAAGGATAATCGTACGACATTTGTACCGATATATGAACTGTTTAGTTCAGTTGATGAGAATTTATTTTTTGAAGATGGATTTCATCCGAACGATCAAGGATATGAACTCATTGCAAGACAAATTCAATATCGATTGAAGCAAGACGCTATCGTCGAACAAATCCCCTTTGAATAGTTCGTGTACGAGATGTCCGCCTTTTGATAGAATAGTAGTAAGAATGGATAGAGAAAAGGAAAATGATAATGAAGCGATGGATGAAATGGCTTTTAATTACCCTCACGCTCTTTCTTGTTGCTGGAGCGGGGGCATTAACTTATGTTTACTTCAACACGGGTTCACTCCCAGAACAAACGAATTCACTCCCATTGAGTGATAAAATACAAGAAGCGTTTCAAGAGAAACCTGAGCTCGATGAGCAAGTGGTTCAAATCGT contains:
- a CDS encoding HesB/YadR/YfhF family protein, with the translated sequence MKMTITKPALNWFKREMDLEKGDHLRFFVRVGGCSTVQDGFSLGMTVEEPTEPALMLEEEGITFFVEQKDIWFFEDQDFTVKFSRNKEEIQFVHGN
- a CDS encoding GDSL-type esterase/lipase family protein, which produces MKKQRVWLFLFLILAGGILLSIKPIMEYRSQRLNEIKQAASMMVMSEAPNETVISSIADKNDQAKTDIEPEVTATTEEQKPEEIEKAVTDPDIRIVSLGDSLTKGSGDSTDQGYIGRLAANIERDTDTSILVENYAVHGRQTPKLYKMLVENNAKASLAEADLIVMSIGGNDLMKVVKEHFLDLQIDVFQREQTRYVERLDAIMKRIRSINSDAPILFIGLYNPLLENFQSVTEIDQIVQRWNGASQDTVEKDNRTTFVPIYELFSSVDENLFFEDGFHPNDQGYELIARQIQYRLKQDAIVEQIPFE